GATACAGTCGATCTGAAGTCGCTGCAATGATTCATCGACCGATGCAAGGATGTGTTTCTTCGAGAGGCCTTTGCGATCGGGAGCCATTTCCATGCCGACCTTCGTTGCGATGACGAGCTTCTCGCGCTTTCCTGATTGCTTGAGCCAGCGACCGATGATCGACTCAGAGATACCGGGCTTACCGATCCATCGAGCATACGTGTCGGCCGTATCGATGCAGTTCAGACCGCGATCGACAAGATGGTCGAGCATCCGGAACGATTGCGCTTCGTCGATGGTCCAGCCGAAGACGTTGCATCCGAAAACGATGGGTGTGATGTTCGTATTTTCAAAAAGGGGGCGTTGCATGTTAACCTCTATGGACAGTATAAATAGAATGGGGTGCAGCGGGGAGGATTATTTCGAGGATCGCAACGGAGACGGACGGTATGAGATCATGATTGAATACCGAAACGGCCGCCAGATCCGATACCTCGACAGAAATCTCGATAACTTCTATGATGCCCACGAAGTCGTTCCATGAGTTCATTGTGCCGGCTGATCAATTAAGCATTGACGCCGGCGCTGAGCGTGCAATTCATAGAGTATGCGTCGATTCCTGATCCTGACGACAATCCTGCTTATTTCGTTGAATTCCTGTCTTTCTCTCGGAAATGCCGTGAACGGTACGCGCGGAGGCGAAAAGATTGCCGGTTCTGTCGTAACGGGTGGCTTCGACGGCTGGGCTGCCTCTGCGATGCTCAGATCTCCGGTGGGATGGGTTAGTACGGCCGGGGCTGTTTACGGAGGACTTACCGTAGTCGTTCTGTTACTGAACCTGAGTGGCGGCGTATCTGATCTGGTCGAATTGCGGGCCGATGTTCCGGCAGGCGGCACTGCAATGAAGCCGTCCGGTGAAAGCGGCCCGATTGAAAGCAAGCAATAAGAAGAACCTGCTCCGAGCAGGATTCGAACCTGCGACACCTGGATTCGAAGTCCAGTACTCTATCCAGCTGAGCTATCGGAGCGGTACGTCAGAACGCCCTGCCTCAGCTCTCTGACAACCGCTTTTTAGATATTAGCCTGATTCCGGACGAACTTCTTTTCATTCTCAAAATCAAAAGCCTCATTTTTCTAAAAGCAGCGGATTTTTCTTCTTGCTCGATTCCTGAATTCGTGTCGGTCTGGCGGCTCTAAAAATATACCCCTACCCGCTAAAGGTAGTAAGGAGGAAGAGTATGCCACTTCAATCGCCCGGACTGATGTTTCGTAAGGCTTTAAATTTCCGCTACGCCGTCGGAGCCTTCAACGTGAATAATATGGAGATGCTGCAGGGTATCGTCGAGGCGGCGCGGGCTCTGCGTTCGCCCGTGATCTTGCAGGTTTCGGCCGGTGCGCGCAAATACGCCGGCCATGACTATCTGGTGAAGATGGTGGAGGCGGCCGCGACGACCGACGTGCCCATCGCCCTGCATCTTGATCATGGCGCCGATTTCGAGATATGCAAGGCTGCCATCGACGGAGGCTTTAATTCGGTGATGATCGACGGATCGCATCATGGTTTCGAAGAGAACATCCGGCTAACGCGACGCGTCGTTGATTATGCCGATGAGCGCGGCGTGTTTGTAGAGGCGGAGCTCGGCCAGCTTGCCGGCGTCGAGGACGACGTATCGGCCGAGCACAGCGTCTTTACAGATCCTGATCAGGCCGTGGAGTTTGTTCATCGAACCGGATGTCATTCGCTTGCCGTCGCCATCGGAACGAGTCACGGCGCATATAAGTTCAAAGGAGCGGCTCGTCTGGATTTCGAACGGTTGAGCCGGATTCATACGCTCATGCCGGGTTATCCGCTTGTGCTGCACGGCGCTTCGTCGGTACCGGCTGCCCTCATCGAAGAAGCGAACCGATACGGAGCGAAAATCGAAGACGCACAGGGCATTCCCGAAGAGATGCTGCGAGAAGCGACGACGATGGGAGTGGCGAAGATCAACATCGACACCGACCTGCGTCTTGCAGCCGTGATGGCGCTGCGTCGTGCGATGGCGGGTAACCCGGCGGAGTTTGATCCGCGCAAGTTTTTCGGTCCGGTGCGCGACGCCATCCGCGAGATCGTGCAGCATAAGATGAAGAACGTACTCGGAAGCGCCGGTCGCGCCGATGACGTTATCGGAGCGGCGTCATGAACGCGGCAATGCTTGCGCCTTCCATCCTGTCGGCCGATCTAACGCGGCTTCGCGATCAGATCATCGCCGTCGAGAAAGGCGGCGCCGATCTGCTTCATGTCGACATCATGGACGGACATTTTGTGCCGAACATGACGTTCGGGCCCAATATCGTGCGTGCCCTGAAGTCCATCAGTAATCTGCCGCTTGATGTTCATCTTATGATCGAAAGACCCGAGAACTATGTGGACGAGTTTATCGAAGCGGGAGCGTCGATCGTGAGCGTTCACTATGAGGCGACCGTGCATCTGCATCGTCTGGTGCAGCGCATCCGCTCAAAGGGAGCGAAGGCAGGCGTCGCTCTGAATCCGGCGACTCCGGTCAGCGTGCTCGAAGAGATTTTACCCGATCTCGATATGGTTCTTCTTATGTCTGTGAATCCGGGATTCGGCGGTCAGAAGTTTATCCCGGCATCTGCGGCTAAAGTCGAGAAGCTTCGTGCGATGTGTGATCGACTCGGCGTGAATCCGCTGATCGAGATGGACGGCGGCATCGGTGTGGATAACGCAAAAGACCTGCGCCGGGCCGGAGTGGACGTCTTCGTCGCGGGGAACGCCGTTTTTGGCGCTCCGCAGATTGCGGCGACGGTCGATCTGTTGCGCACGTTGATTCAGGCCAATCAACCCGTCCAGCAGCCGGTGGAGGTGCGATGATGGAGCGTCCTACACGTAACCTGGGTTTTGATCTTCTGCGCGTAACCGAGTCGGCGGCCATGATGGCGGCGCGCTGGATGGGGCGGGGTGATAAAAACGAAGGAGACCGCGCTGCCGTCGATGCGATGCGGTTGATGTTTGGCACGGTCGACTTTCGCGGGCGTGTCGTGATCGGCGAGGGCGAAAAAGACGAGGCTCCGATGCTGTATACGGGCGAAGAGCTCGGTACAGGCAACGGGCCCGAGATGGATATCGCCGTCGATCCCGTCGAAGGCACGACGCTTCTTGCGAACGGGCGTCCGAACGCGATCGCCGTCGTCGGTCTTGCTCCGCGCGGATCG
This region of Leptonema illini DSM 21528 genomic DNA includes:
- the fba gene encoding class II fructose-1,6-bisphosphate aldolase translates to MPLQSPGLMFRKALNFRYAVGAFNVNNMEMLQGIVEAARALRSPVILQVSAGARKYAGHDYLVKMVEAAATTDVPIALHLDHGADFEICKAAIDGGFNSVMIDGSHHGFEENIRLTRRVVDYADERGVFVEAELGQLAGVEDDVSAEHSVFTDPDQAVEFVHRTGCHSLAVAIGTSHGAYKFKGAARLDFERLSRIHTLMPGYPLVLHGASSVPAALIEEANRYGAKIEDAQGIPEEMLREATTMGVAKINIDTDLRLAAVMALRRAMAGNPAEFDPRKFFGPVRDAIREIVQHKMKNVLGSAGRADDVIGAAS
- the rpe gene encoding ribulose-phosphate 3-epimerase, with product MNAAMLAPSILSADLTRLRDQIIAVEKGGADLLHVDIMDGHFVPNMTFGPNIVRALKSISNLPLDVHLMIERPENYVDEFIEAGASIVSVHYEATVHLHRLVQRIRSKGAKAGVALNPATPVSVLEEILPDLDMVLLMSVNPGFGGQKFIPASAAKVEKLRAMCDRLGVNPLIEMDGGIGVDNAKDLRRAGVDVFVAGNAVFGAPQIAATVDLLRTLIQANQPVQQPVEVR